The following are encoded in a window of Polynucleobacter sp. VK25 genomic DNA:
- a CDS encoding DNA cytosine methyltransferase, protein MNKRKVASLFSGCGGMDIGFEGDFEVHKSCLTPAEQHLVKKANKNGFVNLDSLGFETVFACDVNLKAKEAWNSYFSKKRDVTGVYEAESIVDIVKSIKAGTRKNLSDIDIVTGGFPCNDFSVAGKRLGFNSDKSHLGNRKLLQDNEDPTAENRGMLYYWMREYVAQVKPKIFYAENVKGLVSLGDAKAVIEKDFSSIDGSSYLVVPVKVLNATHYGIPQTRERVIFIGINKQKLKADVIRYIEKHGALPAELDPYPLQTHGNQTNDGRKILPITTTKSAFAGLKEPELSTDLSQQAYSKAKYIGKKLQGQAEVNFYGPGPTIRAEHHGNIEFRRLNEENGGKNIEELSKGLPQRRLTVRECARIQTFPNDYEFVIPNKLSASDGYRLIGNAVPPLLAYRLAQRIDEIWDELFRKR, encoded by the coding sequence ATGAACAAGCGTAAAGTAGCATCCCTGTTTTCTGGTTGCGGCGGTATGGATATTGGCTTTGAAGGTGACTTTGAGGTTCATAAGTCTTGCCTGACGCCTGCTGAACAGCACTTGGTAAAAAAAGCTAATAAAAATGGATTTGTAAATTTAGATAGCTTGGGATTTGAAACTGTATTTGCCTGTGATGTAAATCTCAAAGCAAAAGAAGCGTGGAATTCATACTTTAGTAAAAAGAGAGATGTGACTGGAGTGTATGAAGCAGAAAGTATTGTTGATATTGTTAAAAGTATAAAAGCTGGTACTAGAAAAAACTTATCAGACATTGATATTGTTACTGGTGGTTTCCCGTGTAATGACTTTAGCGTTGCTGGAAAAAGATTAGGATTTAATTCAGATAAAAGCCACTTGGGTAATAGAAAGCTGTTACAAGACAATGAAGATCCTACTGCTGAAAATCGTGGAATGCTTTATTACTGGATGCGTGAGTATGTTGCGCAAGTAAAACCAAAAATCTTTTATGCGGAGAATGTAAAAGGTTTGGTGTCACTGGGTGACGCAAAGGCTGTAATTGAAAAAGATTTTTCATCCATTGACGGAAGTTCATACTTAGTTGTCCCAGTTAAGGTTCTAAATGCTACGCATTACGGAATCCCGCAAACTCGCGAAAGAGTTATTTTTATTGGGATAAACAAGCAAAAGTTAAAAGCTGATGTAATTAGATACATTGAAAAACACGGCGCACTCCCCGCTGAACTTGACCCTTACCCACTACAAACACACGGCAATCAAACAAATGATGGTAGAAAAATATTACCCATAACAACCACTAAATCAGCATTTGCTGGACTTAAAGAACCTGAATTAAGCACAGACTTGTCTCAGCAAGCGTATTCAAAAGCAAAATATATTGGTAAGAAATTACAAGGACAGGCGGAAGTTAATTTCTATGGTCCTGGTCCTACCATTCGCGCAGAACATCACGGTAATATTGAATTCAGAAGACTAAATGAAGAGAACGGCGGTAAAAACATTGAAGAATTAAGTAAAGGTTTGCCACAGCGCAGACTTACTGTAAGAGAGTGCGCAAGAATTCAAACATTCCCAAATGATTATGAATTTGTAATTCCTAATAAGTTATCAGCATCAGATGGCTACAGATTGATTGGCAACGCAGTACCGCCGCTATTGGCTTACAGGTTAGCGCAAAGAATTGATGAGATATGGGACGAATTGTTTAGGAAGAGATGA
- a CDS encoding fumarate hydratase, with the protein MRKIAQEDLVTSIADALQFISYTHPVGFVQALRRAYEAEVNTAAKSAMLQLLVNSRMSVLGHRPICQDTGTAQIFIKLGIEVQFYRIDQKPLESLQALINEATRRAYTNSSNPLRATTIADPLGGRENTKDNTPGQLFCEISEGDLLEILVVAKGGGGDVKARFATLNPSDNVADWVIKQLPGMGAGWCPPGVLGVGIGASPEQATLLAKKSLFEPIDIDLLRARGAKTSEEKLRIELYDRINALQIGAQGLGGLATVLDVKVSTLPCHAATIPVAIVPNCAATRYIRFNLDGAGPARFEQPSLDAWEGIPDNFYLETAMRVNVDSLSKNEIKDWKVGQTLLLSGKILTARDAAHKRLVDLLAKGKALPVSLEGRFIYYVGPVDAIHGEAVGPAGPTTSTRMDKFVETLLSQTGLLGMIGKAERGPETIASIQKHQSVYLAAVGGAAYMLSKAITHSEVIAFEDLGMEAIHEFELKDFPVIVAVDSRGNSIHKAFKIHPD; encoded by the coding sequence ATGAGAAAGATAGCCCAAGAAGACTTAGTGACCAGCATTGCGGATGCACTGCAGTTTATTAGCTACACGCATCCAGTGGGTTTTGTGCAAGCATTAAGACGTGCGTACGAAGCAGAAGTAAATACTGCAGCAAAGTCTGCAATGCTTCAGCTTTTGGTAAATAGTCGAATGAGTGTTTTGGGTCATCGACCAATTTGCCAAGATACTGGAACAGCTCAAATCTTTATAAAGCTCGGCATAGAAGTCCAGTTTTATCGTATCGATCAAAAGCCTTTGGAGTCTCTCCAGGCTTTAATCAATGAAGCTACTAGGCGCGCTTATACAAATTCCTCAAACCCTTTGCGAGCGACGACCATTGCCGATCCCTTGGGGGGCAGAGAGAATACAAAAGACAATACTCCGGGTCAATTGTTTTGCGAAATATCCGAAGGTGATCTCCTGGAGATTTTGGTTGTCGCCAAAGGTGGGGGAGGTGATGTGAAGGCAAGATTTGCAACGCTCAATCCTAGTGATAACGTTGCTGATTGGGTGATCAAACAATTGCCTGGAATGGGCGCAGGCTGGTGCCCGCCCGGAGTTCTGGGAGTTGGTATTGGCGCTAGTCCAGAGCAGGCAACATTGCTTGCAAAGAAATCTTTATTTGAGCCTATAGATATAGACCTTTTGCGCGCGCGAGGTGCCAAAACATCAGAAGAGAAATTACGTATAGAGCTATATGATCGTATTAATGCATTGCAGATTGGCGCTCAGGGTCTGGGTGGTCTTGCTACCGTATTAGATGTAAAAGTTTCCACCTTGCCATGTCATGCGGCCACGATTCCAGTTGCGATTGTTCCAAACTGCGCTGCCACTCGTTATATCCGATTTAATCTAGACGGGGCTGGTCCAGCAAGATTCGAGCAACCCTCTTTAGATGCTTGGGAAGGAATTCCTGATAATTTTTATTTAGAAACAGCCATGAGGGTGAATGTAGACTCCCTCAGTAAAAATGAGATAAAAGACTGGAAGGTAGGTCAGACGCTATTGCTCTCAGGAAAAATCCTGACTGCTAGAGATGCTGCCCATAAGCGATTAGTTGATTTATTGGCCAAAGGTAAAGCGTTGCCAGTTTCCCTCGAAGGGCGATTTATTTACTACGTAGGGCCAGTAGATGCAATTCATGGTGAGGCCGTGGGTCCGGCGGGACCTACGACCTCTACCCGTATGGATAAATTTGTTGAAACTCTACTTTCTCAAACGGGTCTTCTTGGAATGATTGGTAAAGCAGAGCGCGGACCTGAGACTATTGCTTCCATTCAAAAACATCAATCGGTTTATTTAGCGGCCGTAGGTGGAGCGGCCTATATGCTTTCTAAAGCAATTACACATTCAGAGGTCATTGCATTTGAAGATCTGGGAATGGAAGCTATTCATGAGTTTGAGCTAAAAGACTTCCCAGTCATCGTCGCTGTTGATTCGCGAGGAAATTCGATTCATAAAGCATTTAAGATTCATCCCGACTAA
- a CDS encoding tripartite tricarboxylate transporter substrate-binding protein, which yields MLKKLSVLTLALLSSLAIAQSDYPNRPVTWVVPFAAGGPTDALARSIADVTSKQLGQSIIIDNVPGAGGTIGATKVARATPDGYTFLVGHMGYMGAAPALYKKLSYDPVADFEAVFRFPDTPLVLMVRNDHPSRNVKELYEYAKKNPDQVFLGNAGLGSSSHLIAALVANAAGADVKHVPYKGAGPALIDVVGGQTDGMYDQTNTAFPQITEKRVRALAVTSKTRLPQLKDVPTLSETILPGFEASTWYGIYAPKGTPKVAVEKMQNAFLKAMKDKAYTDKLQAQAIQLLPEQQYLGASLAKHTEAEVVRWKAVAAKSSIAMD from the coding sequence ATGTTGAAAAAATTATCAGTACTAACTCTCGCATTACTTTCATCCCTGGCGATTGCCCAGTCAGATTATCCAAATCGTCCCGTTACTTGGGTGGTTCCATTTGCCGCCGGTGGCCCAACAGATGCCTTGGCACGCAGTATCGCTGATGTAACTAGTAAACAGCTCGGCCAATCTATCATTATTGATAACGTACCTGGTGCTGGCGGAACAATTGGTGCAACCAAAGTTGCTAGAGCAACACCAGATGGTTACACGTTCTTGGTTGGGCATATGGGCTATATGGGCGCTGCTCCTGCTTTGTATAAAAAGTTAAGCTATGACCCCGTTGCTGATTTTGAAGCAGTCTTTCGTTTTCCTGATACCCCATTGGTCTTGATGGTGAGAAATGACCACCCCTCAAGGAATGTCAAAGAGTTATATGAGTATGCAAAAAAGAATCCCGATCAAGTATTTTTAGGTAATGCAGGTCTTGGTTCTAGCTCTCATCTAATTGCTGCTCTGGTAGCTAACGCAGCGGGAGCTGATGTAAAGCATGTGCCATATAAGGGTGCTGGCCCAGCATTAATTGATGTGGTGGGTGGTCAGACTGATGGAATGTACGATCAAACAAATACTGCTTTCCCACAGATTACGGAAAAGCGAGTGCGTGCCTTGGCTGTAACCTCTAAGACCCGTTTACCACAATTAAAAGATGTTCCAACGTTGAGCGAAACCATTCTTCCTGGCTTTGAGGCGAGCACTTGGTATGGTATCTATGCACCTAAGGGCACTCCAAAGGTTGCAGTGGAGAAAATGCAAAATGCATTCCTAAAGGCTATGAAAGATAAGGCTTATACCGATAAGCTACAGGCTCAAGCAATCCAATTATTGCCTGAGCAGCAGTACTTGGGAGCATCTTTGGCTAAGCATACTGAGGCAGAAGTTGTTCGCTGGAAAGCAGTTGCCGCAAAATCTAGTATTGCAATGGATTAA
- a CDS encoding adenylosuccinate lyase family protein — protein sequence MSINNSFSASTVIDSILFRDAFGTAAMREIFSDKALVQRYIDIEIALAVAEAKCGVIPKEAADEIAKKSTIESIDFDLLRNETDIVGYPILPLVHQLVKMCGKAGKFVHWGATTQDIMDTAVVMQVRSGLEIVKNDINELRKILASMSEKYRNTAMAGRTHLQQALPITFGYKSAIWLAMMDRHAERLQQLEPRVLVGEFAGAAGTIASLGDKGLVVQEALMKELNLGVPVTTWHVARDGLAETINFLALVTGSLGKIAYDIMLMASTEFAEVYEPFVKGRGASSTMPQKRNPISSELMLAASKGVRQHSGLMLDAMVQDFERATGPWHAEWMAIPESFVLTAGALHQAKFMLSGLIVDEKKMLENLNLTKGLIVAEAVMMGMAPFIGRQEAHDVVYDACREVNEKGGTLAEALQKIPEVTKNFTKEKIEELTNPINYLGMAPQMVDKAVAHSRSLKL from the coding sequence TCAGATAAAGCATTGGTACAGCGCTATATCGATATAGAAATTGCACTAGCAGTGGCTGAGGCAAAGTGTGGAGTGATACCAAAAGAGGCGGCAGATGAGATCGCTAAAAAATCTACTATCGAATCGATTGATTTTGACTTACTTAGAAATGAGACCGATATTGTTGGTTACCCAATTCTTCCGCTGGTGCATCAGCTAGTGAAGATGTGCGGTAAAGCAGGAAAGTTCGTACATTGGGGTGCTACCACTCAAGACATTATGGATACTGCAGTAGTAATGCAGGTTCGCTCTGGGCTTGAGATTGTTAAAAATGATATTAATGAACTACGTAAGATTCTGGCATCTATGTCGGAAAAATATCGTAATACTGCTATGGCAGGACGAACCCATCTTCAGCAAGCGTTGCCTATTACCTTTGGATATAAATCAGCAATCTGGCTAGCCATGATGGATCGTCATGCAGAGCGCCTCCAGCAGTTAGAGCCACGTGTATTAGTGGGTGAATTTGCCGGCGCTGCAGGAACGATTGCTTCGTTAGGCGATAAGGGTCTGGTTGTTCAAGAAGCATTAATGAAAGAGCTTAATCTTGGAGTGCCTGTTACTACATGGCACGTAGCACGTGATGGTTTAGCAGAAACAATTAACTTTTTGGCTCTGGTCACCGGATCACTTGGCAAGATTGCTTACGACATCATGCTGATGGCCTCCACAGAGTTTGCTGAAGTGTATGAACCATTTGTAAAGGGTCGTGGCGCTAGTAGCACAATGCCGCAAAAACGTAACCCAATTAGTAGTGAGTTAATGTTGGCCGCCTCTAAAGGCGTGCGCCAGCATTCGGGCTTGATGTTAGATGCTATGGTTCAAGATTTTGAAAGAGCAACCGGTCCCTGGCATGCGGAATGGATGGCAATACCAGAGAGTTTTGTATTGACTGCTGGCGCCTTGCATCAAGCGAAGTTTATGCTCTCAGGCTTGATTGTTGACGAGAAAAAGATGCTCGAGAATCTAAATCTCACCAAAGGACTTATTGTTGCTGAAGCGGTGATGATGGGAATGGCGCCATTTATTGGTCGTCAAGAGGCTCATGATGTTGTTTATGATGCATGTCGCGAAGTAAACGAAAAGGGCGGCACATTAGCCGAGGCCCTTCAGAAGATTCCGGAAGTCACCAAAAACTTCACCAAAGAGAAGATTGAGGAGTTAACTAATCCGATTAATTACCTTGGTATGGCGCCACAAATGGTGGATAAGGCTGTAGCCCATTCCAGATCCTTAAAGCTTTAA